One genomic region from Leifsonia poae encodes:
- a CDS encoding phage holin family protein codes for MVRFLIRAAIFLVSAALGLLVAAWLLPTFQLSWGGALVSIVLFAILQSVLSPFIAKLAARNAPAFLGGIGLVSTFLALLVATLFTGGLNISGWQTWVLATIVVWLVTALCSFFLPMIFLREKVKRVRGSRGTPLV; via the coding sequence ATGGTGCGTTTTCTGATCCGAGCGGCGATCTTCCTCGTCTCGGCCGCTCTCGGTCTGCTCGTGGCCGCCTGGCTGCTCCCCACGTTCCAGCTGAGTTGGGGAGGTGCGCTGGTGTCGATCGTGCTGTTCGCGATCCTGCAGAGCGTGCTCTCCCCGTTCATCGCGAAGCTGGCGGCGCGCAACGCGCCGGCTTTCCTCGGCGGCATCGGTCTCGTCTCGACGTTCCTCGCGCTGCTCGTCGCTACGCTCTTCACCGGCGGGCTGAACATCTCGGGTTGGCAGACCTGGGTGTTGGCGACCATCGTGGTGTGGCTTGTGACCGCGCTGTGCTCCTTCTTCCTGCCGATGATCTTCCTGCGCGAGAAGGTGAAACGCGTTCGCGGATCCCGCGGTACACCTCTCGTCTGA